In Capsicum annuum cultivar UCD-10X-F1 chromosome 11, UCD10Xv1.1, whole genome shotgun sequence, one genomic interval encodes:
- the LOC124888930 gene encoding uncharacterized protein LOC124888930, with the protein MSMLKQLTINVPLVEALGQMSRYAKFMKDLLIKKRAVSYEPVDNLHHCSAIATRSLVQKKADPGGFTIPCTVGYFNFAKALCDLEASVHLMPLAIYKQLVLGDPTLTNMWLLMANRLLKWPVGVLYVVLVKMNDEVVHFNVCKSIKQPKEMNVFSIVDIYYEEELELCLEEKFTYSYALKKLDLDLKNRPSPPVKPSIKEPPMLDLKKLPSHLWFVFFSSGNTLPVIIAADLSE; encoded by the exons ATGTCTAtgttgaagcagctgactataaatgttCCTTTGGTTGAGGCATTAGGGCAAATGTCAaggtatgccaaattcatgaaggaccttttgataAAGAAGAGAGCAGTAAGTTATGAACCAGttgataatctccatcattgtagtgcgATTGCTACAAGGTCATTAGttcagaagaaggcagatccgggaggcttcactattccttgtacggTGGGGTATTTTAATTTTGccaaggccttatgtgatctcgAGGCTAGCGTTCATTTGATGCCGCTAGCTATTTATAAACAGTTGGTGTTGGGAGATCCTACTCTAACCAACATGTGGCTTTTAATGGCGAATAGGTTGTTAAAATGGCCTGTTGGGGTTCTGTATGTTGTATTAGTGAAG atgaatgatgaagtggttcATTTCAATGTATGTAAATCAATAAAGCAGCCCAAAGAAATGAATGTTTTCTCTatagttgatatttattatgaggaAGAGCTGGAATTATGTTTGGAGGAGAAGTTTACA TATTCTTATGCCCTCAAGAAGCTggatcttgaccttaagaatcggcCTTCACCACCGGTGAAGCCATCCATTAAGGAGCCACCAATGTTAGACTTGAAGAAGCTACCTAGTCATCTGTGGTTTGTGTTTTTTAGTAGTGGAAATACGCTACCAGTTATTATTGCCGCTGATCTCAGTGAATAA